Genomic window (Aquipuribacter hungaricus):
CGCCGGCCGACCCGGGCTTCTACCCCGCGGCCCGCGCGTGCGTCATCGACATGGGCGTCGTGCGCCGCCGCAAGGTCGACGTGGCCGCCGACATCCCGGCCCGCCGTGTCGCCGACCTGCCCGTCGAGCTCGACGGCGAGGCCGGCCGGTCCGTCCGCGAGGCCGAGCGGGTCCTGGCCCGGCGCATGGTCCGCCGCTACGACGCGGCCCTGGAGGTGCGCACCTCCGGCGTCACGGTCGAGGGCATCGACCACGAGCTCGTCCGCCGGGTGGCGACGTGGGAGCGCGAGGACACCCAGAAGGGCACCGAGGAGGAGAACGTCTTCTCGATGATGCGGCGCATCGGCCAGGCCAAGGCCGGCCTGGCCGCGGACTACGCCGGGCAGCTCGCCCGCAGCGTCGGCAAGGTCGTGTTCTTCGCCAAGCACGTCGACGTCATGGACACCGCCGAGCAGACCTTCGCCGCCCGCGGCATCCGGTACGCCTCGGTGCGCGGGGAGCAGACCCGGACCGCGCGGCAGAAGAACGTCGACGCGTTCATGACCGACCCCGAGGTCCAGGTCGTCGTCTGCTCGCTCACCGCGGCGGGCGTCGGCCTCAACCTCCAGGTGGCCTCCAACGTCGTGCTCGCCGAGCTGTCGTGGACCGACGCCGAGCAGACGCAGGCGATCGACCGGGTGCACCGGATCGGCCAGGACGCCCCGGTCACCGCGTGGCGCGTCATCGCCGCGCAGACCATCGACAGCAAGGTCGCCGAGCTCATCGACTCCAAGGCCGGTCTGGCCGCCCGCGCCCTGGACGGCTCCGACGAGGAGGTGTCGTCCTCGGTGGACGTCCAGCTCGAGGCGCTCGTCCAGCTGCTCACCGAGGCGCTGCAGGCACGGACCGCGTGAGCGGGGCGGCACCGGCGGTGCCGCCCCGCCCCGCGCACGACCGTCACGGTCCCGGACACCACCGGGCCGCGAGGGTCGTGGGCCGGCTGCTGCTCGGCGCGCTGCTGCTCGTGGCCGGCACGGCGCACCTGGGCCCCGCCCGGCAGGAGTTCCGCGCCCAGGTGCCCGGCTGGCTGCCGCTGGCGCCCGACCTCGTCGTCGTGGCCTCCGGCGTGGTGGAGCTCGTGCTGGGCGCGGCGCTCGTGCTCGCCCCGGGCCGCGTGCGACCCCTGGTCGGCTGGGTGGTCGCGGCGTTCTTCGTCGCGGTGCTGCCCGGCAACGTGTCGCAGCTGCTCACCCGCACGGACGCCTTCGGCCTGGACAGCGACACCTCGCGGGCGGTCAGGCTGCTGTTCCAGCCGCTGCTCGTGGCGTGGGCGCTGTGGTCGACCGGCGCGTGGCGCGCGTGGCGGTCCCGGCGGCCGTAGCCCTCGGTGGGGTCTGTGGTGGCCGGTCGCGTGCCCGGGCGAGGTCCCCGGCCGCCGGAGATGGCACCCTCGGGGGCGGGCGCCGCCGTGACGGCGGGCGCCCGGCCGGTCCGCCCTCGCGGCGGCTGACAGCAGAGGAGCACCACGTGGACGTCCCCGTCTGGGTCTGGGCAGCGACCGTCGCCTTCATCATCGGGCTGCTGCTCTACGACCTGATCTTCCACGTGCGCAAGGCGCACGTGCCGACGCTGCGGGAGTCGTCCTTCTGGTCCGCGCTGTACATCGGCATCGCGCTGCTGTTCGGGGTCGGGGTGCTGGTCTTCGGCGGGACCTCGATGGGCTCGGAGTACTTCGCCGGCTACGTGACGGAGAAGGCGCTGAGCGTCGACAACCTCTTCGTCTTCCTCATCATCATGGCCAGCTTCCGGGTGCCGCGCGAGGACCAGCAGAAGGTCCTGCTGTTCGGCATCGTGTTCTCGCTCGTCGCCAGGACGGGGTTCATCTTCCTGGGCGCGGCACTCATCAACACCTTCGCCTGGGTGTTCTACCTCTTCGGCCTCATCCTCCTGCTGACGGCCGGCAACCTGCTCAAGCCCGGGCACGACGAGGAGGACGCCGGCAGCAACATCGTGGTGCGCCTGGCCCGCAAGGTGTTCCACACCACCGACTACTACGACGGCGACAAGCTGTTCACCCAGCACGAGGGCAAGCGCGCCCTCACGCCGATGCTGCTGGTCATGGTCGCCATCGGCGGCACCGACATCCTCTTCGCGCTGGACTCGATCCCGGCCATCTTCGGCCTCACGCAGAACGTCTACGTGGTGTTCACCGCCACGGCGTTCTCGCTGCTCGGGCTCCGCCAGCTGTTCTTCCTCATCGACGGCCTGCTCGACCGGCTCATCTACCTCAAGTACGGCCTCGCCGCGATCCTCGCGTTCATCGGCGTCAAGCTCATCCTCCACGCCCTGCACGAGAACAACCTGCCGTTCGTCAACGGCGGCCAGCCGGTCGAGGTCGTCGAGATCTCCACCGGCCTGAGCCTCGCCGTCATCCTCGGCGTGCTGGTCGTCGTCGTCGTCGCCTCGCTGCTCAGCCCCGCGGGCAAGGCGCAGACCGCCATCAACAACGCACGCCGCCACGCCACGAGCTACCTCGACATGGAGTACACCCACGACGAGGCCGAGCGGGAGCGGGTGTTCCGGCAGCTGGTCGAGGAGCGCGACGCGATCGTCGCGCTGGGCCCGAAGTACAAGCAGATGGTGCGCGACGAGCCGGAGCTCATGGCGCTGCTCACCCGCGCGCGCGACAGCCACGACCGGGTCCACCCGGACGACCCGGTGGAGCCGGTGCTCACGGGCACGGACCGCGGCGACGAGCCGGCGCGGGTGCGCTGACCCGGCACCCGCCACGACCCGGGCCGCACCGGCCCGCGCCCGGCCTCAGGCCCCGAGCGCGGGCCCCTCGTCCTTGAGCGCGACCCCGGAGGCACCGAGCTCGCGGGCGGCGTTCAGCAGGGCGGCCACGGTGACGGCCGCGGCCTCGTAGCCGGTGCCGTGGGGCGGGCGGACGTTGGAGACGCAGTTGCGCTCGGAGTCCGCCCGCCCCGGCCGCGGGTCCCACGTGAGGTAGACGCCGAGGCTGTCCGCCGCCGACAGCCCCGGCCGCTCGCCGACCAGGACCACCACCGCGCGGGCCCCCAGGGCGGCGCCGACCTCGTCGCCCAGGGCCACCCGGGCCTGGCTGGCCAGCACCACCGGGGCGACCACCCAGCCCGGCAGCCGCGCGAGCAGCGCGGTCACCGTGGGCGCCGCGT
Coding sequences:
- a CDS encoding DoxX family protein codes for the protein MGRLLLGALLLVAGTAHLGPARQEFRAQVPGWLPLAPDLVVVASGVVELVLGAALVLAPGRVRPLVGWVVAAFFVAVLPGNVSQLLTRTDAFGLDSDTSRAVRLLFQPLLVAWALWSTGAWRAWRSRRP
- a CDS encoding TerC family protein; the encoded protein is MDVPVWVWAATVAFIIGLLLYDLIFHVRKAHVPTLRESSFWSALYIGIALLFGVGVLVFGGTSMGSEYFAGYVTEKALSVDNLFVFLIIMASFRVPREDQQKVLLFGIVFSLVARTGFIFLGAALINTFAWVFYLFGLILLLTAGNLLKPGHDEEDAGSNIVVRLARKVFHTTDYYDGDKLFTQHEGKRALTPMLLVMVAIGGTDILFALDSIPAIFGLTQNVYVVFTATAFSLLGLRQLFFLIDGLLDRLIYLKYGLAAILAFIGVKLILHALHENNLPFVNGGQPVEVVEISTGLSLAVILGVLVVVVVASLLSPAGKAQTAINNARRHATSYLDMEYTHDEAERERVFRQLVEERDAIVALGPKYKQMVRDEPELMALLTRARDSHDRVHPDDPVEPVLTGTDRGDEPARVR